The genomic stretch TGAACCGGGAATCAGGGATTACGTGCAGGTGCAGCTCACGTTGTTCGCGAGCCTGTTCACCCCGCACCTGCTGGAGCAGATGCAACCCCAGCTGGAGGAGTCACGAGAAAGAAAAGAGAAAGAGCAATGAACGCCATCGAGGTGAAGGAACTCCGGAAGAAGTACGGCTCCTTCGAAGCATTGAAGGGCATTGACCTGAAGGTCCACACCGGGGAGATCTTTGGTTTCCTCGGTCCCAACGGCGCGGGCAAGTCCACCACCATCCGCATCCTCCTCGACGAGATCCGCGCCACCGGTGGCACCGCCCGGCTGCTTGGCCTCGATTCCCGCTGCGACGCCGTCGAGATCCATCGCAGGCTCGGCTACCTGCCCAGCGACCTGTCCCTGTACCCCGCGATGACCGGTGCGCAGACGCTGCGGTTTTTCGCCCGGCTGCGTGGCGGCGTCGACCAGGATTACATCGACGAGTTGCGGCAGCGATTCGACGCGAACCTTGACAAGCGCGTCGGGGAATTGTCCTCGGGGAACCGGCAGAAGGTGGGGCTGATCGCCGCGTTGATGCACAAACCCGAGCTGATCATCATGGACGAGCCCAACGCCGGTCTCGATCCGCTCGTGCAGCACGAGTTTCATCAGGTGCTGCGGGAGATCGTCGCGGAGGGCCGCACCGTGTTCCTGTCCTCCCACACCCTCTCCGAGGTGCAGCAGGTGGCCGACCGGGTCGGCATCATCCGCGCGGGCCGCTTGGTGGCGGTGGAGAACGTCGCGGATTTGCGTTCGGTGCGGCGCGTCGATCTGCTTCTGGACCGCGACGCCGATCCGGGCGACTTTATCGATATTTCCGGGGCCCGCGACGTCACCGTGGATGGGCCGCGGGTGCGCATGGCCTTCGACGGGGAGCTCGGAACCCTGCTCGATGCGCTCGGCGACCGCCGTGTCGTCGACCTGACCGCCCACGACGCCGACCTGGAGGAAATCTTCCTCGCGTTCTACCAGGAGCAGTCATGACCACCCTCGCAGTGTTGGGACGCGGCCTGCTGCCGCGTTGGAAGGCCGTTTGCGTCATCGTCGCGTGCATCCTCGCTTTCCTGCTGATGGGGGTCGCGATGGTGCAGTCGATGGACACCAATGTCTACGCTTCCCTGCCGCCGGCGCTGCTGGCGATGGCCGGGATTCCCGCCGGCGCTTCGGCTTCGGTGATGTCCTACACGCAGATGCTCGGTTTCCTGGGTGCGATCGCGGTGGCGGGGTTCGCCGTCGCGATGGGCGCGCAGCTGGTCGCGGGTGAGGAGAAGGACGGCACGTTGTCGCTGCTGCTCAGCCATCCCGTCTCCCGGTTCGGTGTGGGTGTGGCGAAGGCCGCGGCGCTGGTGCTGGCGGTCGGCGTGACGTCACTGGGTTTGTGGGGTGCGGCAGCGCTGGCGGGCCTGCCCTTCGACCTCACGTTGGGGGACGCCCATCTGGGGGAGCTCTGCCTGGCGCTGGGCGCCAATGCCCTGGTGTACGGGGGCATCGCGTTCGCGGTCGGGAGTGCGACCGGAAGTCGCGGCCTGGCCACAGGGGTCGGTGCGGCGGTTCTCGGGCTGGGGTGGTTGTTCGCCGGGTTGCTGCCGCAATGGTCGGAGGGCCGGGACTTGGCGCAGCTCATCCCGTGGTACTGGTACAGCCAGCCGGCGGTGTTGCTGAACGGCATCGACGGCGGCTACCTGGCGCTGATGCTCGGCGTCGCGACGGTGCTGCTGGCCGTCGGGGTCGTCGGTCTGCTGGTCCGCGACCTGCGTCGAACAGCGACGAGGACGCGCCCGGCCTGGCACGCCACAACCCGATGGGCCGGTTCGGCGGCTGGTCGTGGACCCTCCCGCTACCGGCTGCTGGTCTCGCGTCACACCGGTCTACTCCTGGTGCTGGGTGTGGTGATGTTCGCGGTGATGGGTCTGCTGATGGGTCCGTTGTACGAGCAGATGGCCCCGCAGCTGGAGATGGCGACGCAGTCGATGCCGCCCGCACTCATGCAGATTTGGGGCGCCACCAGCATGGCCACCCCTACCGGGTTCTACTGGGGCGAGACGATGAGCCTGATGGCCCCCGCCGCCGTGATCCTGGCCGGCGCTGCGGTGGCGTCGCGGCTGGGGTCGGACGAGCGTTCGGGCCGGCTCGGCGTGCTGCTGTCCACCCCCACCACCCGCACCCGGATGCTGGCCACGGCGGCGGCAGCGCAGGCGACGCTCATCGCTCTGGTCGCGGGGCTGACGGGCCTCGGGATCTGGGGTGGGGCCCGGCTGGGCTCGCTGGGTCTGGCGACGGAGAACGTCGCAGGCGCCACCGCGCACCTGCTGGCGCTGGGCCTGTTCATCGGAGCGGCGGCGCTGCTGGCGGCGGCTGCCCTGGGCACCTCGGCGGCAGCGACCTGGACCGCGACCGGGGTGGGGCTGGTCGGCTACGTCATCAACACCACCCTGCCCATGAATCCTGACCTCGCGGATTGGGCCCGCATCTCCCCGTTCCACTGGTACGGGGCCACCAATCCCTTGGAGAACGGCGCCAACTGGGGGCACGTCGCGATCCTGCTGGTGGGGTCGGCGGTGTTGCTGGCAGCATCCTTCCCGCTGTTCACCAGACGCGACCTGCGGGTGTGATCCCACGCCTTCGACCCTCCCTGCCTGGACTCACATAGTCGAGAGGCGAGGGAGGGTCGAAGGATTTGCTGCATGGAGCACGGTGTCTGGTCTGGATCAACTGCCGATGTCGGGGCTCACGTGTGTTGTCGTCAGAAGTCATGGGTCGGGTGCGCGAATTCATCGGTCCCGACACGACACGTCCCCTCAGGAATCTCGTCACGCGCGCGGGGAGCACAGCAATGGTCGAAAACAGCTTCTTCTCAAAATCATCCCGCGTCGTGTATACAAAACTCCTTTACACATAGACAACACCACAACACGGGCAGCTTTTAGGGTCAAAAATGAAACATCCTATCGTTTTAGATGCCCTAAGATTATCCACATCAGCCCTAAGGGCCGCCGTCTTTTAGGGTTAGCTGTTTAGGTAAAATGCCACTGCCCCTGCGGCGTGGTAAACCAGAAAAGCAGCGCATCAGAGCCTCCGGTGATCTCTGCAAATGATTCGTTTGAGAATTTCCAAACGACGACAGGATCATCACCAGTCCCTAGAAAGAATGCTTCCCCCCAAGCCCTTCTCCCAGCAGTCGCATAGGATGCGAAAAGGTCGTTCAGCTCCGCGGCCCCCTCAGCATCCCCTGTTTCATTATTTGCCGTGACGAGTGAAACTCGACAGATACTGCCCGATTTGTCCGCCCTGAGAGTTGCATTCCCAATTTCGTCGTCATATACATTGAAACAACTCGGTCGCAGAGTGGGTTTCCAGCCCATTTGCTCGGCGTAGGGAGGGAAGTCGTTGAGTTGGATGGGCCACGGAAACTGCATGAGCCTGTTGGTCCACGTGATGAAATCTCGTGGGGGGAATATGATCATGGTTTTTCTTTCTTGATGAATTCGGCGACGAGTTATCCCTGAGGCTTATTCACAGCCATCCTCAAACGCGCTCTGACTAGGGGTTTCACTGGTTGACACGTCGCCTGTGAATAAGCCTCCCTCACTGGGCTCGAGAATGACCCTATCACCCAGATCGCATACCATCAGCTCTCGCATCCTTGTACAACCCGAACCTTCTAGAGGAACTGCCGCCTTCCTTGGGGAGTGAAGAACCGAAACATGACAGTCCTGCGCCCTCTTGTCACCTGAGTGAACATGTCCCCAGGGAACCTCCACGTCACACCAGGCCCATCTCCGGCCTCCAGCAGGAACGGCTCCCCCCACGCCTCCCTCCCAGCAGCCGCACACGACACAAAATGATCATTCAACTCAGCAGCACCCTCGTCATTCCTTGCCTTATTCAGCGCAGCTCGCAAAAACAGATTACGCACATTCCCATCCCTGTCACTACTGAGAATCGTGATCTCATCATCATTATCAGAACATACACTGAACTCATCCGGCAGCGAGGTGGGCTTCCAACCCAGCCTCTCGGCGTAGGGAGGGAAGTTGTTGACC from Arachnia propionica encodes the following:
- a CDS encoding ABC transporter ATP-binding protein, with the protein product MNAIEVKELRKKYGSFEALKGIDLKVHTGEIFGFLGPNGAGKSTTIRILLDEIRATGGTARLLGLDSRCDAVEIHRRLGYLPSDLSLYPAMTGAQTLRFFARLRGGVDQDYIDELRQRFDANLDKRVGELSSGNRQKVGLIAALMHKPELIIMDEPNAGLDPLVQHEFHQVLREIVAEGRTVFLSSHTLSEVQQVADRVGIIRAGRLVAVENVADLRSVRRVDLLLDRDADPGDFIDISGARDVTVDGPRVRMAFDGELGTLLDALGDRRVVDLTAHDADLEEIFLAFYQEQS
- a CDS encoding ABC transporter permease subunit is translated as MTTLAVLGRGLLPRWKAVCVIVACILAFLLMGVAMVQSMDTNVYASLPPALLAMAGIPAGASASVMSYTQMLGFLGAIAVAGFAVAMGAQLVAGEEKDGTLSLLLSHPVSRFGVGVAKAAALVLAVGVTSLGLWGAAALAGLPFDLTLGDAHLGELCLALGANALVYGGIAFAVGSATGSRGLATGVGAAVLGLGWLFAGLLPQWSEGRDLAQLIPWYWYSQPAVLLNGIDGGYLALMLGVATVLLAVGVVGLLVRDLRRTATRTRPAWHATTRWAGSAAGRGPSRYRLLVSRHTGLLLVLGVVMFAVMGLLMGPLYEQMAPQLEMATQSMPPALMQIWGATSMATPTGFYWGETMSLMAPAAVILAGAAVASRLGSDERSGRLGVLLSTPTTRTRMLATAAAAQATLIALVAGLTGLGIWGGARLGSLGLATENVAGATAHLLALGLFIGAAALLAAAALGTSAAATWTATGVGLVGYVINTTLPMNPDLADWARISPFHWYGATNPLENGANWGHVAILLVGSAVLLAASFPLFTRRDLRV
- a CDS encoding DUF6301 family protein; amino-acid sequence: MIIFAPQEFITWSNALMHFPWPIQVNNFPPYAERLGWKPTSLPDEFSVCSDNDDEITILSSDRDGNVRNLFLRAALNKARNDEGAAELNDHFVSCAAAGREAWGEPFLLEAGDGPGVTWRFPGDMFTQVTRGRRTVMFRFFTPQGRRQFL
- a CDS encoding DUF6301 family protein — translated: MIIFPPRDFITWTNRLMQFPWPIQLNDFPPYAEQMGWKPTLRPSCFNVYDDEIGNATLRADKSGSICRVSLVTANNETGDAEGAAELNDLFASYATAGRRAWGEAFFLGTGDDPVVVWKFSNESFAEITGGSDALLFWFTTPQGQWHFT